CTACATCTTCCTGCAGCGCCAGTTCTTCCTCGGGCTGCCGCGTGAACTGTTCGAGGCCGCCCGCCTCGACGGCGCGAGCTACTGGAAGCTGTTCACGAAGATCGCGCTGCCGCTCAGCATCCCGTCGTTCATCATCATCTTCCTGTTCGAGTTCCAGGCCAGCTGGAACAACCTCCAGGCGGCGCTGATCTACCTGAACGCGGGAGGGGTCGAGGGCTTCACGGTCCCGCTCGGCATCTCGTACGCGATGACGACCTTCAGCCCGACCAATGGAGGCCACGGCGACTACCAGTACGTGATGGTCGCGAGCCTCATCGTGACGCTGCCGATGCTCCTGCTGTTCGCCTTCGGGCAGCGGTACTTCATCGAGGGAGTCGCGACGCAGGGCCGCAAAGGCTGAGCGCTTCTCGCTCGCCTTGTGCCGGGCGCGACGGTTGGACATCAGCCGTCGCGCCCGGTAACGTTTAACCCCCCTAGCGACGATTCTCGGATCCAGCCGGCGGGTGGGAGGACCACCTGTACCGGGCCCGGAGCCCGAAATCGAAAGGATCGTCGTGAGGTCTCCCTCCACTTCTTCTTCATCGTCGTCTTCGTCGTCGCTTTTCGGGCAGCGCGACTTCCGGCTGCTGCTGGCCGGGCAGACGACCAGTCAGCTCGGCGCGCAGGTCAGCGGCGTCGCCATCCCGCTGCTCGCGGTCGCGACCCTCCACGCGTCGGCGTTCGAGGTGGGGCTGCTCGGCGCCGCCTCCACGATCGCGTTCGCCGTGCTCGGGCTGCCCGCCGGCGCGTGGATCGACCGCGTGCGGCGCCGGCCGGTGCTCGTCGCGAGCGATCTGGTGCGCGCGGTGCTGCTCGCGACCATCCCGCTCGCGTGGATGCTCGGGGTGCTGAGCGTGTGGCAGCTACTGGTCGTCTCCCTCCTGGTCGGCGTCGCGCGCGTGTTCTTCGACGTCGGCTACCGCTCATACCTGCCGGCGGTGATCGGCCGCGACCGCGTGCTCGCCGGCAACTCGTCGCTGGAATTCGTGCGCGCCTCCGGGCAGGTGGCAGGGCCGGCGCTGGGCGGGGTGCTGGTGGCGGCGCTCGGGGCCGCGCTGGTGGTGCTGGTGCAGGCGGTGACGTTCGCGGTGTCGGCGGCGTGCCTGCTGGGGATCCGGGCGCGGGAGGGGCGGGCGGGGGCCGCGGGGGCCTACGTGCTGCCTGCGCAGGCGGAAACGGAGGAGCGCGCCGCCTCCGTTTCCGACACCGATGGGCTTGTGCCGGAAACGGAGGAGATACGGCGGCCCGAGACGCGCGAGTCCTCCCTTCCCCGCGGACACGCCGAACCGGCGGAGGGCGCCGCCTCCGTTTCCGGCACGGCAGGAGGCGGTCGGCGGTCGCGCATGGGCGCCGACATCGCCGAGGGGCTTCGGGTCGTCTTCCACACTCGGGTGCTGCGGGCGACGGCGGTCGCCAGTGCGGTGAGCAACTTCGCGTTCGCGGTGGCGTCGGCGGTGAACATCGTGTTCCTGTCGCGGACGCTCGGGCTGCCTCCCGCGGTCATCGGCGTCGTCATCGCGGTCGGGTCGGTGACGGTCATGATCGGCGCGGCCTTCACCACGCGGCTCGCCGGCGCGGTGGGGTCCGCGCGGATCATCTGGCTGTCGCTGGCGGTCACGACTCCGCTGTCGCTGGCGACTGCGTTCGCGCAGCCGGGATGGTGGACGCTGCTGGTGGTCGTCGGGATCGCCGCCGGGGAACTCGGGCAGATCGTGTACGCGATCACGAACGTCAGCCTCCGCCAGCAGATCGTCCCCGACCGCCTGCTCGGACGCGTGAATGCCACCATGCAGGTCGTCGTGATGGGCTTGTTCCCGCTCGGCGCGATCATCGGCGGGGTGCTGGGCGAGGTCATCGGGGCGCGCTGGACCGTGCTGGCGGCGGGGGTGCTGCTGCTGTGCTGCCCGATCCTCCTGGGGAAGGCGCTGCGCGGCGCGCGGGATGTGGAGGATGTGGTGGAGGTCGCGGCGGGCTGAGGGGCGCCACTGAGCACCCTCCACCCATCCATTTGGCGAGACTCGCCGCGCGCGGGCGGACGCAGACGGCGTGTCGTGACAAGTCGGTGGGCGGACTGTGGGCGGGCGGCGGCCGCCCCTGCCCGCACACGCCGAAGGGTCGGCCTCCCCACGGAGACCGCCCCTTCGTCGGAGTGGGCGACTACTTCTTGCTCTTGGCCGCCTGGTCGTACGCCTTCTGGGCGGCGGTCTGCGCGTCCTGGAGGGCCTTGCTCGCCGACTTGTTGCCGAGGAGGTACGACTGGATCGCGTTCTGCAGCTCCGTCTGGATCTGCTGGCCGGCCGGCGAGGCGCCGAACGACTTGCCGCTGCCGACGACGTCGTAGTAGGTCGAGATCGCCTTGTCGAAGCCCGCGTTGCCGGACGGCTTCACGTACTGGTCGCGGATGGCCTTGTCGGCCTCCGGCGAGCCCGTGAACAGCCCGGTGTTGATGGCGCCCGGGGTGCTGGAGATCGTCTTCGCACGAGCGGCGCCGGCGGCCATCCACGCGTCCTTGCTGGTCAGGTCGAGGGCCCAGGCGCAGGCGGCGTCCTTGTTCTTGGCGCCGGTCGGGATCACGAACGAGGTGCCGGAGGCGACGGTGAACGGCTGGCCGCTGCTGTCCTTGAACGGGACGGCGCCGATGTCCACCTTGTCGACGAACGGGGTCAGCACGTTCACGTACCACTGGGCGTTGACCTCGGCGCCGACCTGGTCCTTCACGTACTGGTTGTTCTCGCCGAAGAAGTCGAAGGAGTCGGTGAAGCTCTTCATCTTCGCGTAGCCGCCCTGGGCGTCGGCGATCTGCTTCAGGACCTCCAGGCCCTTCTCGTTCTTCGAGTCGTCCAGGGTCGGCTTGCCGTCCTTGTCGATGATCTGGCCGCCGTAGGCGAGCAGCCACAGCCCCGCCTGGCCGCTGGCCTGCGGGTCGAAGCCGAGGGTGCTCGGGTTGTCGCCGGAGGCCTTGTACATCTTCTTGATGGCGGCGATGAGCGTCTCGGGCTTCGAGGTGTCGATGTCGGCGTCGGTGACACCGGCGGCCTTCATGACGCGCTCGTTGGTGATGATCGCCGGCGGCTGGTAGAACTGCGGCACAGCGTAGATCTTGCCGCCGAGCGTGATGTCGTCGACGACCGACTGGTAGTAGGCGGACTTCGGGTCGACATCGTGGACCGAGTAGCACTGGTCGAGCGGCATGATCAGGCCCTGGGCCGCGTAGGTCGCGACGAACTGGCGGTCCATCTGGACGACGTCCGGCACGTTGCCGCCCGCGACGCGGGTGGTGAACTTCTGAGCGTCGAACGGGGTCTGGTCGATCTTGATCTGGACGTCGCTGAGCTGCTTCTTCGCATAGTCGAGACGCGACGTGCCGACCTCGTCGGCGTTGTCGAAGCCCCACGCGTTGAGCTGGCCCTTGGCGTCTTTGGAGAAGTCAGCGTTGGACGAGCCGCCGCCGCTGGAGCTGCAGCCGGCGAGGAGCGCCACCGACGCTGTGATCGCCAGCGTGGCGAGGGCGGTGTGCCTCTTGTTCATTCGATTTCCCTTCGATGGAGTCGCCACGGGCGTCGTCGCCCGCGCGAAGAGGTCTGTGTCCCGGCGCCGTGGTGCGAAGCGGCAAACCTGGAAACCTTCCCACATCGCAAAGTAACGCAGTATCCGGGCTATTGACAAGAGTTTTGAGCAGCAAGCGCGCGCATTCGTTATCTAACCGTTTTGTACGCTTGAAGCCGTCGAGGGTCAAGGCCCGGGGTGGGTATGGCAACGATGCCACATTCCCTCGCGGGGTCGCTGACTCCGGGCCCGGCGGGTCTCGAGCCGCCGAGTACGCGGAGAATGCTGCCGCGTACGGCGTGTCGGGTGCATATTTCGCGTACTCGCCGGCTGTGGGGGTGGAGGTGTGTCCAGGGTGGGCGCGGGGGCGGGTGCGGAGACGCGTAAGACCCCGTCGGCCGTGAAGGGGATCACGGCCGGCGGGGTCTCGGCTCGAGCGGAGGGCGACCGGGCGGGCGGGGCCGGCGGGGCCGGCGGGGCCTCGGCGGGGGCTGCGCGCGGGGCGGGCGGGACCGGCTGAGCCTCGGCGAGGGCTGCGCGCGGGGCGGGCGGCTCGGTGGACGCGGGACCGCGGAGCCGCGGGGCCGCGGGACCGCGGAGCCACGGGGCCGCGGGGCCGCGACGCCGCGACCCCGCGGGACCGCGCCGCGGCCTACTTCGCCAGGAAGGCGAGCAGGGCTTCGGTGACCTCGGACGCGTGCGTCCAGAGGAGGCCGTGCGGCGCGCCCTCCACCTCGACGTACGTGGCCTGCGGCAGCGCCTTGGCGAAGAGGCGGCCGGTGGCGTCGATCGGGAGGATGCGGTCGGCGGTGCCGTGCAGGATCAGGGTCGGCACGTCGATCCTCTGGATGTCGGCGCGGAAGTCGGTGAACCAGGTCAGCGGCGCTGCGGCCGAGGCGTAGGCGCCGGAGCTCGCGGCGACGTTCCACGAGTTGCGCACGGCCTCCTCGCTGATGCGGCTGCCGAGGTTCTCGTCGAGGTTGTAGAAGTCGTTGTAGAACTGCGTGAAGTACGCGTAGCGGTCGGCCTTCACCGCCTCCACGATGCCCTGGAAGAACTCGATCGGCGCGGCGCCCTCGGGGTTGTCGTCGGTCTTGAGGAGGTACGGCTCGAGGGAGGCGAGGAACGCCGCCTTCGCCACACGCTCGGACCCGTGGCGGGCCAGGTAGCGGCCGACCTCGCCGGTGCC
The sequence above is a segment of the Leifsonia williamsii genome. Coding sequences within it:
- a CDS encoding MFS transporter gives rise to the protein MRSPSTSSSSSSSSSLFGQRDFRLLLAGQTTSQLGAQVSGVAIPLLAVATLHASAFEVGLLGAASTIAFAVLGLPAGAWIDRVRRRPVLVASDLVRAVLLATIPLAWMLGVLSVWQLLVVSLLVGVARVFFDVGYRSYLPAVIGRDRVLAGNSSLEFVRASGQVAGPALGGVLVAALGAALVVLVQAVTFAVSAACLLGIRAREGRAGAAGAYVLPAQAETEERAASVSDTDGLVPETEEIRRPETRESSLPRGHAEPAEGAASVSGTAGGGRRSRMGADIAEGLRVVFHTRVLRATAVASAVSNFAFAVASAVNIVFLSRTLGLPPAVIGVVIAVGSVTVMIGAAFTTRLAGAVGSARIIWLSLAVTTPLSLATAFAQPGWWTLLVVVGIAAGELGQIVYAITNVSLRQQIVPDRLLGRVNATMQVVVMGLFPLGAIIGGVLGEVIGARWTVLAAGVLLLCCPILLGKALRGARDVEDVVEVAAG
- a CDS encoding ABC transporter substrate-binding protein, with translation MNKRHTALATLAITASVALLAGCSSSGGGSSNADFSKDAKGQLNAWGFDNADEVGTSRLDYAKKQLSDVQIKIDQTPFDAQKFTTRVAGGNVPDVVQMDRQFVATYAAQGLIMPLDQCYSVHDVDPKSAYYQSVVDDITLGGKIYAVPQFYQPPAIITNERVMKAAGVTDADIDTSKPETLIAAIKKMYKASGDNPSTLGFDPQASGQAGLWLLAYGGQIIDKDGKPTLDDSKNEKGLEVLKQIADAQGGYAKMKSFTDSFDFFGENNQYVKDQVGAEVNAQWYVNVLTPFVDKVDIGAVPFKDSSGQPFTVASGTSFVIPTGAKNKDAACAWALDLTSKDAWMAAGAARAKTISSTPGAINTGLFTGSPEADKAIRDQYVKPSGNAGFDKAISTYYDVVGSGKSFGASPAGQQIQTELQNAIQSYLLGNKSASKALQDAQTAAQKAYDQAAKSKK
- a CDS encoding alpha/beta fold hydrolase; the protein is MGYITVGTENSTPIELFYEDHGSGQPVVLIHGFPLDGHSWEKQTAALLDAGYRVITYDRRGFGRSSQVTTGYDYDTFADDLKVVLDTLDVRDAVLVGFSMGTGEVGRYLARHGSERVAKAAFLASLEPYLLKTDDNPEGAAPIEFFQGIVEAVKADRYAYFTQFYNDFYNLDENLGSRISEEAVRNSWNVAASSGAYASAAAPLTWFTDFRADIQRIDVPTLILHGTADRILPIDATGRLFAKALPQATYVEVEGAPHGLLWTHASEVTEALLAFLAK